The Crassaminicella indica genomic interval TACAGCAACTATTAATAATGATTTAAAAGATCTTGAAATATGGCTCAAGGATTTTCGTTTAAAATTAAAGAAAAAAAGAAACTATGGGGTAGAGATTGTAGGAAAAGAAGAAGATTATAGAAAAGCTATTTCAAGCATCCTTTCTCAAAGTAAGAAAGTTGAGGAACTTCAAAAGTTATTATATTCAGAATATAAAGGAAGAATTGATTATAAATCGATGGTACAGCTTAAAGCACTAATGGATATAGATTATAAAAAGCTAGAAGAACTATTAAATGGGGTAGAAAAACAACTAAAATTTAGATTTTCTCAAGAAGCATATATTAGCTTGGTGATTCATATTGTTATATCTATGAGAAGGATAAAAGAAGGTAAGGATATTTTATTATCTAAGACAATTTTAAGCAATATTAAAAATACAGAAGAGTTTCAATGCGCAAAAGAAATGAGTAGTAAAATGCAAAAATACTTCAATGTAGTGATACCAGAATCAGAAATAGGATATATTACTCTTCACATATTAGGAAGTAAAATTTACCAAAAAGACTTAGGAGATTTGGAATTTTCCTTTGAAAAGATTGAAGAGTCAGAAATTGCAGTAGAAATAGCTAAAAGTATTGTAGATGTGGCAAGCGATGCATTGAATATGGATTTGAGAGAGGATCAAGCACTTATTAATGGATTGGTTTTGCATTTAAGACCAACAATAAATCGTTTGAAATATGGATTGACTTTAAATAATCCTATTTTAGAAGATATCAAAAGTAATTATCCAGATATTTTTGGAGTGGCTTGGATGAGTAGCAGAGTATTTGAAAAATATTTGGATAAAAGGATACCAGAATCAGAAATAGGATATATTACTCTTCATCTAGGAGCAGCTGTAGAAAGAAATAGACGACAAATAAAAACTTTGGTAATTTGCCATAGTGGTATAGGTACTTCTCAACTACTATCAGCAAGACTTCAAAGATGCTTTAAAGAAATTGAGATTTTAGGTATTGTTTCTTCTACAGAATTGACGAAAGATATGCTTGATGATGCTGACTTGATTATATCCACTGTTCCTCTTCAAATAGATAGATTTGTATTAGTCATTAGTCCTCTTTTTACCCAATCAGATATAAAAAAGGTAGATCAATATATTTATAAGATTCGTCAAAAAATGGTACATAATGATGTGAATGGAAATTTTATTGAGAAAGAGTTTTTTTATAGAAGTAAAAAAATAAAAAATAAAGAAGCAGTAATCTGTGAGATGTGTGAATACTTAGAAAGAAAGCAGTATATTAAAAGAAATTTTAAAGATAGCGTATTGTTAAGAGAAAATATTATGTCTACAGAAGTAGGAAATGGTATAGCTATTCCCCACGGAGATCCCAAAGAAGTAAAAAAATCTTGTATTGCTCTTACTGTGTTAGAACATCCAATGAAATGGGATAAAGAGTTGGTAGAATTTATTTTTATGATTTGTATTGCTGAAAAGGATATGGCAAAAACCAAAATTCTTATTAGAAATTTATATAAAAATATGCATAAATCTGAATTTCTAAATGAACTGAGAAAAGGAGATAAAAATATCAAAATTATGTTAGATAGATTATTATAAAAGGCATAAGTGGGAGGTGGGTATATGTATCCACTAAAATTTGAGCATATATATGTAAATAAAGTTTGGGGTGGAAGAAATTTAGAATCTTTTAGAGAAGATTTGCCCGAAGGAAAAATTGGGGAGAGTTGGGAAGTTGCATGTCGTAAAGATGTAGTAAGTATTATTTCAAATGGCAAATATAAAGGAATGAGCTTGGATAAGTTAATATTAAAAGAAAGTGATGCTATTCTTGGGACAAAAATTTCAAATAAACATTTTCCATTACTTATCAAGTTTTTAGATGCACAAAGCAAATTATCTATTCAAGTGCATCCTAATGATTTTTATGCTCTTCAAAATGAAAATGATTTAGGAAAGACAGAAGCATGGGTTGTATTGGATGCTCAAGAAAATGCTAGTATGGTATTAGGGGTGAAAGATTGTTCTCCTGATGGTTTTAAA includes:
- a CDS encoding BglG family transcription antiterminator; translation: MSRIMRIAKILLESKEPVTINKIASELKVSNKTVRNDLNKLQDFVEREGLRLSKKTGVGTSIEGSEENKIQLLQRLKKDIDYVEPYSREGRQNYILKRLFMDSKSITIQELADELYVCTATINNDLKDLEIWLKDFRLKLKKKRNYGVEIVGKEEDYRKAISSILSQSKKVEELQKLLYSEYKGRIDYKSMVQLKALMDIDYKKLEELLNGVEKQLKFRFSQEAYISLVIHIVISMRRIKEGKDILLSKTILSNIKNTEEFQCAKEMSSKMQKYFNVVIPESEIGYITLHILGSKIYQKDLGDLEFSFEKIEESEIAVEIAKSIVDVASDALNMDLREDQALINGLVLHLRPTINRLKYGLTLNNPILEDIKSNYPDIFGVAWMSSRVFEKYLDKRIPESEIGYITLHLGAAVERNRRQIKTLVICHSGIGTSQLLSARLQRCFKEIEILGIVSSTELTKDMLDDADLIISTVPLQIDRFVLVISPLFTQSDIKKVDQYIYKIRQKMVHNDVNGNFIEKEFFYRSKKIKNKEAVICEMCEYLERKQYIKRNFKDSVLLRENIMSTEVGNGIAIPHGDPKEVKKSCIALTVLEHPMKWDKELVEFIFMICIAEKDMAKTKILIRNLYKNMHKSEFLNELRKGDKNIKIMLDRLL